tcccaacctcactagttgggttatttacttgacacgaccgctttacttcttaattgaaaagtaagtttgagcgtatcaatagGCTCTTCACTAACGAGTACATTTTATGGAAATATTAcgttatccccccttaggaagaTACGTCCCCGAATtacactacacatcattttgaATTAGAGAGGGTATTTTCAAAAACACATCACTATACTTGGAACTTCATCTTTGTAAATATATGATTCACAACTTACCCTTGATAATGCACAACAGTCaaagcttatctgaagcttcatatcTGAGATtaaggaacttccttctcaatcttACTTTAATGCACATCACACTCATGCAACACAAATCAGAAAATGCTATACAAAAATAGCTACATGAATGCAAGAATGAActcatattaactcatatagtgCAAGTATAAAACACACAGTTATGGAATTAAAAACCAAAACGAACTTATGcactaaaatttagagtttcatAAACAGTATTAGACTTAGGAATagtatatctaacctcaagaactgaacaagtgagggtaacgtgatctcatatcggcctcggcctcccatgttgctccctcaacaaggtggttcctccataacacctttaagTGGCAAGgtccttgttcctcagccgcttcacttggcgatctaaaatttcaagtggaacctcttcataagaaaggttctcattgACTCCTAACCCCACGATAGGCAGAATGGATGCTGGATTGCCTAGACACTTTTTAAGAATCGAAacatgaaatactggatgaacagaagccaACTCATTTGGTAATTTCAGTTCATAGGCAACATTCCCTACTCGTGGTAACATCTCAGagtcaacttccctttcttaccaaacctcatcatccctttcatgggtgatatcttcaGGTAGACttgatcacctacctcgaattcAAGAGCTCTCCTCCTGTTATCAGCATAGGATTTTTGACGATTGTAAGCAGTAGCCAATCTATCCTTGATCATTCTCACCTTTTCCACAGTCTCATGTTTAATGTTAGGGCCAAGAATGGAAGACTCTCCcacttcaaaccacccaactggggacctacatctcctcccatacagtgcttCAAAAAGTGCCATCCCAATGcatgaatggtagctattgttataagagaactcaatcagTGGCAAGTGATCATCTCAACTCCCTATCTTCAatggtctgaatggtacgctctgcttgTCCATCCGTATGGGGATGAAATGTAGTACTGAGCTTCACCTGTGCAAGCAAGCTCTTTTGGAAAGATCTACAAAAGTTAGAAGTGAACTGGGATCCCCTATCCAAAATGATAGATAAAGGAATCCCATTCCACCTCACTATCTCATCAATATACAGATTGGCATAATCTTCAATcgtgtaagtagacttcacaagTATAAAGTGAACAGACTTAGTCATTCTGTCAACAAcgacccaaatggaatcatgtaGTCTCCTGGTCCTGGGCAGACcaactacaaagtccatattaatagcCTCTTACTTCCATGTCGAGATCTCAATCGATTGGGTAAGACCTCCAGACTTAAGGTGTTCGGCCTTAACCTGTTGGCTATTGGGGCACTCTTGCACAAACATAGAAATATATCTCTTCATACtttcccaccaatagatctccttGAGATCAtaatacatcttggtggaacctggatgaatagaatacctggaCCCATGAGCCTCTGCAATAATTTTAGACCTCAAATCATCAATATTTGGCACACAAAATGTGCCCAGGTATCTAAGCACACCATCctcccctaaggagaatgattcatttaGCTTACTCAAAACTAAGTCGTTCAACTCCATGAGCACTGGGTCGAGATGCTTCTTATCTTTAACATCTATAAAAAATAAGGATTTAAAACTAGAATTAACTGAAACACCCGCACTTGGTGTATCTACAAGTCGTACACCTAACCAAGACAATTGGTGTACCTCTTTAACCAGCTCCTTCTTCTAATCTTTAATATAAGACACACTGCCCATGCTCAATCAACTCAACACATCAGCCGCTACATTGGCCTTACCTGGGTGATAGTGgccactcatgtcataatccttgagaaGCTTTAGCCATTTTTTTGGCAGAGATTCAATTCTCTCTGTGTGAAAACATactgaagacttttatggtcagtaAATATATCAACATGTACACCAAATAAGTAATATCTACAAAGTTTTAACGCAAATACCACAacagctaactcaagatcatgggtAGCATAATTCTTCTCGTGGATTTTCAACTGTCTTGATGCACATGCAATCACCTTGACATCCTACATAAGAACACATACCAAACCTACTCGGGAATCATCACAGTATACCACATACCGTACACCACTACTCAACAATGCGAGAactggggctgaagtgagtcagTCTTTGAGCTCTTGAAGGATCTTTTCACAAGTTtcagaccactcaaacttcaccttaTTCTTTGTTAAAGTTGTCAATGGGGCATCAATAGTTGAAAAGCCCTCAACAAACCTGCGATAATTAttagccaaacccaagaaactacAAACATCGGTAGGAGTTAGGGGTCTCAGCCAATTCTTTACTACCTCAATCTTTTTTGAATCAACCTCTACACTCTGGACGGACACAAATGAccaaggaaggtcactgatctcagccaaaactcacatttgcttaattttgcatacaactgatgttccGTGAGTACTTTCAATGTCATTCTCAAATGATGTTCATGCTCTTCTCTGGTCTTAGAGTATATGAGAATGTCATCTATGAATATTatgacaaaagaatcaaggtattcaTGGAAAACCCTTTCTTAAGGTCCATAAAAGCGTCTAGTTCgttagtgagaccaaatgacgGAAAGCAGTCTTAGGAATGTCCTATCGTCGCACTCAAAGCTGGTGATACCCTGACTGGAGGTCTATTTTAGAATATAAACTTGAACCTGGGAGCTGATCAAATAGATCCTCAATTCTTGGAAGAGAgtatttgttctttatagtgactttgttgagctgccaATAATTGacacacattctaagggttcaatcatttttcttaacgaacaacactggagcaccccatgtGGATATGCTCGGCCggatgaagcccttatcaagTATATCTATTAACTctaacttcaactctttgagttcagctggaGCCGTTCTATAGGTAAGAACGGAAATTGGTTAGGTGCTGGGATCTAACTCAAAAACGAataccccttagataacatcttattgGCTTAATGATTGGAAATTATTTGGCTTGTTGGATTTGAACCACAACCTTCCCATTGCAGGTctaactcatttggaaactgaCACCTTACTACCCtggagccaatccatacccaagatcatatcaaaatcaagcatggCTAATTCTATTAGGTCAGCATAGGTGACTCTATCAAGAACATTAATTGGGTAATCTTTATATACTCTTTCAGCTCTAATGTCGTCTCCTATGGGAGTACTAACTATAAAAGGCTCATGCAAGATCTCACGAAGCAAGTCAAATTTACTGGCTACTAAAGGATTAACAAATGACAAAGTGGATGCTggatctaataatgcataaacaggAAAATAGAAGACATGCAACGTACCAGTGACCACATCAGttgacttctcctgctcctctcTACCTTTCAAAGCATATAATATGTTTCTCTTGGGAGGTTCGGTTGCAGTAGTATGATTAGGACGAGGCTGAGTATATGCCTTGGACTGATTCCTCACCTGTGAACAGTCCTTGACcatatgcccactcttgccgCACCCATAGCAGATATTATTACCTACCAGGCACTCACCTCCTTGGAAACAGCCACATTTACCACACGACATATTGTTATGCTAGGCATTTCTATCATTGCCCCATTTTGGGCCAGACTTGTCCGCTTTATAATTCGAGTTCCTGGAAGGAGTAGGATTACCTAAGCGCTGGTGCCCCTTCTTGAACTTGGATCTGTCTTGAACTCCAAACGAACAAGCTGGTGCCCCTTCTTGCCTTCTCGTCCTCTCTTTCTCTGACGATTCTCCTCCACCTAATGTGCATGAACCATCAACCTACCaaggtccatgttatcatgcAACATAGCTGCCCGACACTCCTCCTCTAGATCCTTCGATACACCAGTCATAAACATGTTCATCTCATCCCTGCTATTGGACACTAGAGAAGAAGCATATTTCGAGAGCTTAACAaatttcaaggaatactccttgacTTACATTACTTCCTGTCATAGGTGGATGAAATCTTCAACCTTAGACTCCCTCTGTTCTTTGGGAAAAAACCTCTCCAGGATTGCATTCTTGAGGATATCCCAAGTGATGGGAACTTCTCTAGGTGCTCGATCACCTGTCCATGTTGTGTACAACACATgtgccacatctttgagttgatatgcAACACACTGAGCCTCTCCTTTTCATTCACCCCCATGGCACAATGAATCTTGTAAATTTAATCCACAAACTCTTGTGGATCCTCATTAGTCTTGACCCGTAGTAGACTGGAGGATTCATTGTAGTGAAGTCTCTCAGTCTGCTAGCCGTGGTGCTAGCATGTGGGTTCTCCCTGGGAGCACCCTCTCTAGTGGCCTGGGATGTGATAGCATGTGCCTGAGTAGTGATGGATTGGGCCATCTGAACTAGTGCTTCTCTTACTTCTCCATCCGTCAACGCAGCTACGTTGACTGTCACTTGCACTCCAGCAACTAGGGCTTGAAGAGAAGCTTAGTTGCCTCCAACAGCTGCTTCTTCGACTCTTCTGCCTGTGTTTCTCCTTGTGTTCATTTTCTACACTTATACACAAGAAGGAGTTAGACACTtaaattacacaaaaatttcaaagctctagaagaagggaaattccTAACATCACAaagtctctaagtcatgattgtggtgcacttcacaaccataagttaGAAGCTACGCAACGTGGTTGTTTTGAGCCttagttcctaggtaatttgacctcatgctttgatacaaagtttttcacacCCGGATTCTAGAATCTGAACACAACAGTCAtcattaacctctcagaggtcgcagacaagcctcttcttagcgtTCATCActatcatatagttaaatttgcgaaaaatttaaaacttttaaaacatagtgaagtatacatagacttgaTATGATTACTATATAGAACAATATTTTAATGAGatcaaactaaacaaccatGTATGTCTAAAATGCTAAGCTAGAATGATAGATGTAGCATCCTTGAACTCAAGTCTGGAGATTGCTAATCCAAACCGCGTCAATGGGTCTTCAATCTATTCTCTGACCTGagcctataaaaatagtaatagtatagggttagtacacacttgtactaagtatgggtgtatgaacATATACACGTAAGGACTATGTATGATCAAGAAAAGCACTTCCTACAACAACATGCCATTTCtagaaagtgaagtcactagactttcttaATTCGTTATTTGTGAATCATGGTATGACTATGACATATTATAATGAATTTAAAGTACacaaatcattttctatatgtACAAAAGaacttggaatcatgaacataattttagaacaggTCGagcaaaaatttataaatttgctCCTTTAGGCTGAGAGCTCCCTCTCCCagccttagtttatttttcagtcttttcttctttttgttgtgtagttcaatgatctcctttgatcttatgttttacttaaaagtgaaatgattcaataaagtcccatacctacaatgaatcaagtatgtAATTCAAGAGATTAAGGAAATAATTTAACTATAATTTGGGTGTGAaatctttataagccaatctttattggctaggctacttatttcatcattttcatattatgaagATTATGGAGCATTAATTAGCCATTATTTTTTACTCccttttattggcataatataagaagtcattataagaaaattttatttggctatacccattatttaatcatttgcATAATGTGAAGATATTGCAGCATCTTATCAACCACAAAATATTTGACATACttaagctcttgctttcttaactcactttgaacttacatttcttcttgtttctttcttactttcttaaagaaatctttagcattaagatcatgcgagctaacatgaaatccagtgtctgccccacaccgaaaaggggggTTCACCGATAAAagtgaacctagatcatgtgagctaaacatgaaatccagtgtcttccccacatcAAAAAGAGGTAGTTCACGGCTAAAGTGAACCGAATACTTTCTTTGagcattaactgacatagatcatgtgagataaacatgaaatccagtgtggaatccactagctagttccTATGaaggaaacatagttcaaagactagtaGATTTTGGGGGAATCTTATACACCTTGGTtgagcctcatctcatgaggcttacatgtgaTGTCACAAACTCAtcgctagtctatcggtgctttgctcaacttctttttatttattacttttagagttgactcaatcattatggaagcttgcttctagttatGAAGTTTGCTTAACTCTTTGGGTAATcggtcatccctttctttacatgatgaaatgtgaatttagccttacattatcatcttggTATTAATGAGAGTTGTCTCACGATTATTAAAACCCTCTTATGTgaatatatttaacataattttcaagGTGTGAGTGAGACttttctcacttcttttaaaACCTCATTCTGGTCACATTCatgattcttaaatttttaattatgtcattACTCGCCTTATCTTGTTCAGTAACATTTGATAGCTTTATACCACTCTTGTTCAATGTACTTACttatattcatagttcatttggaaaggatatgttgggacttgtcccaaagattggcatacccttggttatgaattcaaagttacattggtcatgcttaattttgtataccttagtcattagccaattttgtatcatattttGGAAAAACATTGTAAGCCATTTTATTGGAATACACTAAACATTCACATATTATGGTAATCTAGAATattgttagccaatttattggcataagccaaacttTCACTAGCCAATGGTCATGAAAAATATCATTAGCCAATTCAATCAACCTCATGAATATACTACAGTGATTTCATTAATCTAAGAAAGTTGACATTTAACAGTGAACTAAACTTCATGAATGATTCATAATAActtcatcttctcgaacacaattaGGCATTACAATATTCTTTAACTCATGTAACTAATACCCTAATCATAAGAATCAAATCTATAGTCTTCATTAGACATTAACAGATCAATAACCCTACACATTATGATTaattagcaccacataccaataTTATGTTCGAGATTACATCTGCAAACTACTAGAATaaaaaacaaggataactagggagGTGGACGTTCAACAatgtcattgggaacaaccctagtttcgtattcttgaattcataagacatttcaaaagaCTCTTGAGGAAAGGAAACCAAGAGacaaaacccataccttatgtagaattgaatctacgaagatcaccttgcacgAAAGCCTTGAAGAATATTTTGAAATCGCCTAGGAgaacttttttttccttatgtttttgCTTACTATTTCCAGTCATGAGTTTTCCAGTGTTTGAACGTGATTCTATGTGTTAAGAACTGATattgactaattcaacttaggataattaagttaattaaataaattaattagttaattactaaaacgcccctcctaagttgactatacataggagaacatttgacttagctaaatctgaaaattggatAAGGGTCTTAGCCTACCTTgtgaattttcattaattaattaagttgctaatttaattaattaagggacctagcgtaattactaaagtacccctaagtcattggaaccaaAACTAACCCTTTTTGACCATCATAGGTTACGTACTAGGTTGTGTCTTAGTTAGTTACACGGTTAGGTGTCACCCGACTAGGTCGTAGGTTGTAGGTAccttagttagttattttttgtttgtcctaggttagttagttagttaggtcAGTTACTTAGAGTCTAGAGTTGGTTATGGAGTTAGGCCTCACATGGAGGTACCCGTCCGCGAGCCCTGCCCTTAATCacccctaaccgaattcggttaggttGGTCTCATAGTCCCCCTTGGTCGGTtacacatgtgcttgcacatgcgCTTGGACATATGTTGCTGCCCACTTTCCCAACTTACTATTTTGGAAGGATCATTTGgaatattttgttattgtcaCAAGGATCCTCACCATTTCCTTGgacactgcttaatctacatgatcatattaaatgatcatgtgccatggtacctaggcttgataCTTCGATGCGTAGTACCTCATGTTTTGGGTTGAGAATCAATATGTGTATTTTTAGCTTAGCGttttcattgcaggtacatttcttaGATAAGCTTGAATTTTATTATACACCCTTgtgtatatttaaatattggctaacacccttaacccaatattttctaatatgcccaatattactcactattgggcattgggatgcctatgtaccctcAATACCTATTCTAAACTTAATAGGCTCTTCACTAATaagtacattttctggaatgttacaatGATGGCAAGCCCAAAATAGTAGCTTCGATTATCTTAGATCAGACCTTCATTTAATGATTTCTTTGGCTTAAATACTTCCTAATACACTTCTAAAGTGTCCACAAGAATTATTCACATGTTGTCTTTAATTGTTGGTGTTTTGAACTAAAAATTGCTTTCGAAATCAATTCGAATGATCAAGGAATGGCTCCAGAAATTGAGGAGGAAGAGTATTTTTTAATGAGAGTAGGTTTCTATTGGTAAAATGTGCCTGAAAATATGATGATTACTTGGCCCGAAAACAGGCACATTCTCATTTCAGTTTGGCAGGCCCCCTTTGTAGTCATTTTTATTGATTGTTTCTGCGTAGCGTGATTGTGTCCTTGTCGGGCGTACTTTACTTTCATTGTTATTGATTGGTGTGCCCTTGTCGGACTTTTATATAGAGGATGTTTTGTCGATATTATGTTGAtcagtttatttttgtttttgatttgtaGTTTGTGGCTTCGTTGTTTTGTTTTGATAATAAGATTTGAATTGTTGATGCCCGGTGATGGATAGAGCGTGATGACTTTCTTTAGGGTAAATCATTAATTGCTTGTAAGTGTTTGATAGCATTGATTGGGACAAAGTCTGAGTAGTTATTTCCCGATAGATGCATGAGGCTGACTAATGATGGGTTAGTTGACAACTTTCTTAGGTGAAAAATCGTTGTTTTTATGGGAAGGGTTTGACTAGGTTTGTGCTAAGAACATAgttatgcatgtgcacaattaTACCATACCTCTGTGAGGTTTTCAAAAGGTTGAGCATGTCATGAATTATTTTGTAACAACTCTTTTTGGGACTTTTGATTCGTTAGCGGTTAAAATGTTTAATGTTACTTGTATtttcaaaatgaagaaagatttTGAACCATAGTTGCCTGTGTTCTCTTTATTTCCTAGAACTTGCTCGTTGGTCttgaatgtttgttttgattgagtTGATTGGAGAAATGATCTTAGGATTTCTTTGATGTTCTTGAAGTCCACTTTGCCACGCCCCGTGCTACCCCTAGGACGCAGACACAGGACTTAGaatcacaagtgatcccaaactGACCCTgatggcatgatcatgagcatactaaagataacaAACTGATGCAGAagcaaatcataattaaaattaaaagatggggaatacccacaTACTTTAACTTagatatatgaaaattgatgattttaatacaaagaagatagtaactcaatactaagttgaaattAACCATCTCTAAAATAGCCTCTAATTGACAAAAAATGTTGGGACAGGcccagctaagtctagcaaaaaagAAACTAGAGgactaaaaatactaaaataaactcatgactattgtcctcaaaGAATGAGGACTCGCCACTGATTTTGTAGAAATGGAGATCACGAATTGATCTAAATGTGATCTAGATGTTGAGAATGttaacctacatcatgagaagatgtagcgcatgtatgcgCCAGTACTTGCAAGGTACTGAGCATACaggataaaataaaactaaaataatagtgactgaacaagcacaaaagcaattacaatattaataatagtaactgaacaagcacaaaagcaagtgcaatattctgaacatgatatactgaatgtTGAACTAATTGGATGCAAGACCAAATTTATTACATGCTGAGACTGAATATTGACTGAACTATAAATAcggtcaatgcaatagagtaTGAATGAACTGTGGGAGTTACTAATAaggataataaaatcacatgagctaaatgtggagtccgatgtatacaccTTATCGAAAAGTCAACATACCTTGACGGAGGTATAGaggcatgctggcatgatcactaaagtGATGCCCACAgaagggacttacaacctacttggctagtagttctaggactatttg
This DNA window, taken from Solanum lycopersicum chromosome 5, SLM_r2.1, encodes the following:
- the LOC138348764 gene encoding uncharacterized protein, producing the protein MALFEALYGRRCRSPVGWFEVGESSILGPNIKHETVEKVRMIKDRLATAYNRQKSYADNRRRALEFEVGDQVYLKISPMKGMMRFGNVAYELKLPNELASVHPVFHVSILKKCLGNPASILPIVGLGVNENLSYEEVPLEILDRQVKRLRNKDLAT